A genome region from Arachis duranensis cultivar V14167 chromosome 8, aradu.V14167.gnm2.J7QH, whole genome shotgun sequence includes the following:
- the LOC107460345 gene encoding LOW QUALITY PROTEIN: pentatricopeptide repeat-containing protein At4g14820-like (The sequence of the model RefSeq protein was modified relative to this genomic sequence to represent the inferred CDS: inserted 1 base in 1 codon; deleted 2 bases in 1 codon) yields MPYCQNGCYARVLELYEVMKSFGVEPDGVIFCTVLSACGHAGNLSYGKAIHELIRKRDLVLDSHLQRALINMYANCDAMDLARKLYDEFSTKHLVVSTAMLSGYAKLGMDKEARMIFDEMIEKDLVCWSAMISGYAESDQPHEALKLFDEIQLRRIVPDQITMLSVISACAHVGALEKAKWVHTYVDKNGFGRALSVNNALIDMYAKCGSLDRAREVFKNMPRKNVISWSSMINAFAMHGDAHSAINLFHRMKEEHVTPNGVTFIGVLYACSHAGLVEEGQNFFSSMIDEHGISPKLEHYGCMINLYCRANLLRKAIEFIETMSFAPNVIIWKSLMSACQVHGEVELGEFAAKRLLEIEPDHDGALVVLSNIYAKERRWDDVGLIRKLMSHRGISKERACSRIEMNNEVHEFMMADKXIYEKLGEVVSELKLIGYTPSTSGILVDIEEEEKKELVLWHSEKLALCYGLISGRKESSIKMVSKNLRICEDCHIFMKLVSKVYQIKIVVRDRTRFHHCKGGVCSCRDYW; encoded by the exons atgcC GTACTGCCAAAATGGTTGTTATGCTCGTGTTTTGGAGCTATATGAGGTGATGAAGAGCTTTGGTGTGGAACCAGATGGTGTGATTTTCTGTACTGTGCTTTCTGCTTGTGGTCATGCTGGGAATTTAAGCTATGGAAAAGCAATCCATGAGCTAATTCGGAAAAGAGATCTGGTTCTTGACTCTCACTTACAGAGGGCCTTAATTAACATGTATGCAAACTGTGATGCAATGGATTTGGCTCGAAAGTTGTATGATGAATTCTCCACAAAACACTTGGTCGTTTCTACTGCAATGCTTTCAGGGTATGCAAAGCTTGGAATGGATAAAGAGGCTCGTATGATATTTGACGAGATGATTGAAAAGGACTTGGTGTGTTGGAGTGCAATGATATCTGGTTATGCTGAGAGTGATCAGCCTCACGAGGCTCTTAAATTGTTTGATGAAATACAGCTGCGCAGAATAGTTCCTGATCAGAtaacaatgttgagtgtcattTCTGCTTGTGCTCATGTTGGTGCGCTTGAAAAAGCAAAATGGGTTCATACATATGTAGATAAAAATGGGTTTGGAAGAGCTCTGTCTGTCAACAATGCTCTAATTGATATGTATGCCAAGTGTGGGAGCTTGGACAGAGCAAGAGAGGTATTTAAGAACATGCCAAGAAAAAATGTGATATCTTGGTCCAGTATGATCAATGCTTTTGCCATGCATGGGGATGCGCATAGTGCCATAAACCTCTTCCATAGGATGAAAGAAGAACATGTTACGCCCAACGGTGTTACATTTATTGGTGTACTTTACGCATGCAGTCATGCGGGTTTGGTTGAAGAGGGCCAGAACTTCTTTTCATCCATGATTGATGAGCATGGCATCTCTCCCAAGCTTGAGCACTATGGTTGCATGATTAACCTGTATTGTAGAGCCAACCTCTTGAGGAAAGCTATTGAGTTTATTGAGACAATGTCTTTCGCTCCAAATGTTATCATTTGGAAATCCCTTATGTCTGCTTGTCAAGTGCACGGTGAGGTTGAATTAGGTGAATTTGCAGCCAAACGACTTCTTGAGATAGAACCTGATCATGATGGAGCCCTTGTAGTTTTGTCAAACATTTATGCTAAAGAAAGAAGATGGGATGATGTTGGATTGATAAGGAAATTGATGAGTCACAGAGGCATCTCCAAGGAGAGGGCATGCAGTAGGATTGAAATGAATAATGAGGTGCACGAGTTCATGATGGCCgata atatatatgagaaaTTAGGTGAAGTAGTGAGTGAATTGAAGCTAATTGGCTACACACCAAGTACCTCAGGAATTTTGGTTGATatagaagaggaagagaagaaagaacTAGTTCTTTGGCATAGTGAGAAATTAGCATTATGTTATGGGCTAATAAGTGGGAGGAAAGAGTCATCA ATAAAGATGGTTTCGAAAAATCTCAGAATATGTGAGGATTGTCATATCTTCATGAAGTTGGTTTCGAAAGTGTATCAAATAAAGATTGTTGTGAGAGATAGAACTAGGTTTCACCATTGCAAAGGTGGTGTCTGTTCTTGTAGAGACTATTGGTGA
- the LOC107460418 gene encoding uncharacterized protein LOC107460418, which produces MWAASCLASCCAACACDACRTVVSGISRRSARIAYCGLFAFSLVVAWILREVAAPLMESLPWINHFKHTPSREWFETDAVLRVSLGNFLFFTILAVLMIGVKNQKDPRDGLHHGGWMMKIICWFLLVIFMFFLPNELISSYETISKFGSGMFLLVQVVLLLDFVHRWNDTWVGYDEQFWYVALFVVSLVCYVSSFVFSGVLFHFFTPSGQDCGINTFFITMTLLLAFVFAIVALHPAVNGSILPASVISLYCTYLCYSALSSEPRDYECNGLHKHSKAVSTGTLTLGLLTTVLSVVYSAVRAGSSATVLSPPSSPRTGKPLLPLDGKEEVENEKAKPVTYSYAFFHLIFSLASMYSTMLLTGWSTSVGETRKLVDVGWPSVWVRIVTCWATALLYLWSLMAPIMFPEREF; this is translated from the exons ATGTGGGCAGCTTCCTGCCTTGCGTCATGCTGTGCCGCGTGCGCATGCGACGCGTGCCGGACTGTCGTTTCGGGAATCAGCCGCCGTTCAGCGAGGATCGCCTACTGCGGCCTGTTCGCCTTCTCCCTCGTCGTCGCATGGATCCTCCGCGAAGTCGCTGCTCCTTTGATGGAGTCTCTTCCTT GGATCAATCACTTTAAACATACCCCTAGCAGAGAATGGTTTGAAACAGATGCAGTTTTGCGAGTTAGCTTGGGGAACTTTCTCTTTTTCACTATTCTAGCAGTTCTAATGATTGGCGTCAAGAACCAGAAGGATCCTCGTGATGGTTTGCATCACGGAGGTTGGatgatgaaaataatttgttggtTCCTTCTGGTAATCTTTATGTTTTTCCTTCCAAATGAGCTCATCAGCTCTTATG AAACCATATCGAAGTTTGGCTCGGGTATGTTTCTTCTAGTTCAAGTTGTGCTCTTGTTAGATTTTGTTCATCGATGGAATGACACCTGGGTTGGATATGATGAACAATTCTG GTATGTTGCTCTGTTTGTGGTTTCACTTGTTTGTTATGTGTCTTCATTTGTGTTCTCGGGAGTTCTTTTTCACTTCTTCACACCATCTGGACAAGACTGTGGAATCAATACCTTCTTTATTACAATGACCCTCCTTCTTGCATTTGTTTTTGCTATTGTTGCTTTGCACCCTGCG GTAAATGGGAGCATTCTGCCTGCTTCAGTAATTTCATTATACTGTACTTATCTCTGCTATAGTGCATTGTCTAGTGAACCCCGAGATTACGAGTGCAATGGCCTTCACAAACACTCAAAAGCCGTTTCAACTGGCACCCTTACTTTGGGCTTGCTTACGACAGTTCTATCTGTTGTGTATTCTGCTGTGCGTGCTGGATCTTCTGCCACAGTGCTTTCCCCACCAAGCTCTCCTCGTACTG GGAAGCCTTTGCTTCCGCTGGATGGAAAGGAGGAAGTTGAGAATGAGAAAGCAAAGCCGGTTACATATTCATATGCCTTTTTCCACTTGATTTTCTCTCTTGCGAGCATGTATTCTACAATGCTTCTGACAGGTTGGTCAACTTCTGTTGGAGAGACTAGGAAGTTGGTTGATGTCGGGTGGCCTTCTGTGTGGGTTCGGATTGTCACTTGCTGGGCTACTGCTCTTCTCTACTTATGGTCACTTATGGCACCAATTATGTTCCCAGAAAGGGAGTTTTAA
- the LOC107460344 gene encoding uncharacterized protein LOC107460344, with amino-acid sequence MDNGTQFTDSTFRNLVASLKIKHQFTSVEHPQANGQAEAANKVILAGLKKILQEAKGAWAEEFPQVLWAYRTTPQSATGETPFRLAYGIEVMILVKINEQSPRVSFYDEVGNVQGYKQELELLPEIREQAQIKEAVLKQRMTNRYNKKVIRRSFAPNDLILIRNDIGVNKSGDGKLAAN; translated from the coding sequence ATGGATAATGGGACTCAGTTCACCGACTCCACCTTCAGAAACCTGGTAGCCAGCCTGAAGATCAAGCACCAGTTTACCtcggtagaacacccacaagcaaatgggcaagccgaggcagctaACAAGGTCATACTGGCTGGACTGAAGAAAATATTACAAGAAGCTAAGGGAGCATGGGCTGAAGAATTCCCTCAAGTACTATGGGCTTATCGAACTACACCTCAgtctgccacaggagaaacacccttccgacttgcttatggCATAGAAGTCATGATACTAGTTAAAATCAACGAGCAAAGTCCAAGGGTGAGCTTCTACGACGAAGTTGGCAACGTACAAGGATACAAACAAGAACTTGAGCTACTCCCTGAAATTCGAGAACAGGCCCAGATAAAAGAAGCAGTGCTGAAGCAAAGAATGACGAACagatacaacaagaaagtcattcgaagaagctTCGCTCCAAATGATTTGATcctaatcagaaacgacattggagttaACAAATCTGGAGATGGAAAGCTTGCTGCCAACTGA